The following are encoded in a window of Mycoplasmopsis bovis PG45 genomic DNA:
- a CDS encoding IS3 family transposase — protein MAKQLSVNEWKYLFEKYEKYRSGELTKKCFLNEMMKIKNVEHISDDQWKRLVNKYKRYNLGMNIESMSGRSPKKGKGSGRPKKTKSNDEILDEFLNDLNKEDLIKIIKIISTDDEIKKIKKDKFKETVTKIKNSFPFKVSNKVIMSLLKIKKSTYYKKLKKLKMIKEKNLELENTVVQAFKETGGIFGRERLAAYISKNKQIKLNYRTLGRIMKKLGLVCRIRKAKRTKESKNVSVTFQNIASRDYDGIYNDIYATDVTYIPSPIDVDQNFVYMSAVIHHKTKKILGFNLSLYNDNSLVIDNIKKVNFPKNFVIHSDHGSQYSSKEYLQLIERLNGKVSMSRIGNSLDNREIEYFFSVLKTEMFENFEKSVKKMTLKQLERHLNRFIDWYNNERMLKKFNYKTPHELWVEFCKK, from the coding sequence ATGGCTAAGCAGTTAAGTGTTAATGAATGGAAATATTTGTTTGAAAAATACGAAAAATATAGATCTGGGGAACTCACTAAAAAATGTTTTTTGAATGAAATGATGAAAATAAAAAATGTAGAACACATTTCTGACGATCAATGAAAGAGATTAGTGAATAAGTATAAAAGATATAATTTAGGTATGAACATAGAATCAATGAGTGGAAGATCGCCTAAAAAAGGTAAAGGTTCCGGCAGGCCAAAAAAGACAAAATCAAATGATGAAATATTAGATGAATTTTTAAATGATCTAAATAAAGAAGATTTGATAAAGATAATAAAAATAATTTCTACAGATGACGAAATTAAGAAGATAAAAAAGGACAAATTTAAAGAAACGGTTACCAAAATAAAGAATTCATTTCCCTTTAAGGTATCGAATAAAGTTATTATGTCATTGCTTAAAATTAAAAAATCTACATACTATAAAAAGCTAAAAAAATTGAAAATGATTAAAGAAAAGAATCTTGAATTAGAGAACACTGTAGTTCAAGCTTTTAAAGAAACTGGAGGCATTTTCGGCAGAGAAAGATTGGCTGCTTATATTAGCAAAAATAAACAAATAAAGCTTAATTATAGGACTTTAGGTAGAATAATGAAAAAACTTGGACTAGTTTGTAGAATAAGAAAAGCAAAAAGAACAAAAGAATCTAAGAATGTATCTGTAACGTTTCAAAATATTGCTTCTCGTGACTATGATGGTATATATAATGATATCTATGCTACTGATGTTACATACATACCTTCGCCAATAGATGTTGATCAAAATTTTGTATATATGTCGGCTGTTATTCATCATAAAACCAAAAAAATTTTAGGTTTTAACCTGTCTTTGTACAATGATAATTCATTGGTTATTGATAATATTAAAAAAGTTAATTTTCCCAAAAATTTTGTTATACATTCTGACCACGGAAGTCAATATTCATCTAAAGAATATCTTCAGTTAATTGAAAGACTTAATGGAAAAGTATCAATGTCAAGAATTGGTAATTCCCTTGACAATAGAGAAATTGAATACTTTTTCTCAGTACTTAAAACTGAAATGTTTGAAAATTTTGAGAAAAGTGTTAAGAAAATGACGCTTAAGCAACTTGAGCGTCATCTAAATAGATTCATTGATTGGTATAATAATGAGCGAATGCTCAAGAAATTTAATTACAAAACTCCACATGAATTGTGAGTGGAGTTTTGTAAAAAATAA
- a CDS encoding APC family permease produces the protein MSKKSDAIADNNSKKISFISAMLITVGSSFGAGIFFKSKSVLDSSHGSLILAIFAWIIASVAVICIALALVEISSTHSDNLSLTSWNKVFNNRFVYNVSKDFNTYVCLPLVFFFIPLYSFISLQDGLKFLTNKTGFGTGHDWVIWMFISLALTLYFLTAPALYSKVGDIQNIISLAIKLVPLIFITFLGFILVATGKGGASEVSLLVTKNHSYIEFIKQGKGIEHFNHIGAGLGMFLAIASIFYAYDGFYVSAGIQSEMKEPKKTPMALFLGLSLTTLIYLIIAISMSINGGSFSKMHAYSINLMGLKATNIIFGIMNIFIAIGVLGIANGFAMWMPRYIEDLLIKGDLPFWEKLAPKVNPRKPVVGIIYSSIISVPLIIIFTLIGALGYIDTSSYGTVYDSTMSMAKLYSFADLMANWNALGCFLLVALAIYGGIRNRKTNKVEIPSKKKYFLPTAWISILFVASAIFISILVPIINLFLLIGIDRSLISNVEFTQLLVGRLMLIVVLILFVSLSILPTIILNKIRTKKFGSIDKYYEYTEEKLKSLKTRLSTIN, from the coding sequence ATGAGCAAAAAATCAGATGCAATTGCTGATAATAATAGCAAAAAAATTTCATTTATTTCAGCAATGCTTATAACAGTTGGTAGCTCTTTTGGAGCAGGCATTTTTTTTAAATCAAAAAGTGTTTTAGATAGCTCTCATGGTAGCTTAATTTTGGCCATATTTGCCTGAATTATAGCTTCAGTGGCTGTTATATGTATTGCGTTAGCATTGGTAGAAATATCTTCAACTCATAGTGACAATTTATCACTAACTAGTTGAAATAAAGTATTTAATAACCGGTTTGTATACAATGTTTCGAAAGATTTTAATACCTATGTCTGTTTGCCTCTTGTTTTTTTCTTTATTCCACTTTATAGTTTTATCTCCTTACAAGATGGGCTTAAATTTTTAACTAATAAAACAGGCTTTGGAACTGGCCATGACTGAGTTATATGAATGTTTATTTCACTGGCACTTACATTATACTTTTTAACAGCTCCAGCACTTTACTCTAAAGTCGGTGATATTCAAAATATAATAAGCTTAGCTATAAAATTAGTACCCCTTATTTTCATCACATTCTTAGGTTTTATTTTAGTGGCTACAGGCAAAGGTGGAGCATCAGAAGTTTCATTATTAGTTACTAAAAATCACAGCTATATTGAATTCATCAAACAAGGTAAAGGCATTGAACACTTTAATCACATTGGTGCTGGTTTAGGAATGTTTTTAGCTATTGCTTCAATTTTTTATGCATATGATGGCTTTTATGTTTCAGCAGGAATTCAGTCAGAAATGAAAGAACCAAAAAAGACACCAATGGCACTGTTTTTAGGGCTTTCACTTACAACTTTAATTTACTTAATTATCGCTATTTCAATGTCGATTAATGGTGGCTCATTTTCAAAAATGCATGCATATTCCATTAATTTAATGGGTCTTAAGGCAACTAATATTATTTTTGGAATAATGAACATTTTTATTGCAATTGGAGTTTTAGGAATTGCAAATGGCTTTGCAATGTGAATGCCTAGGTATATTGAAGACTTATTGATAAAAGGTGACCTACCTTTTTGAGAAAAACTTGCTCCAAAGGTTAATCCACGTAAACCAGTAGTAGGAATTATTTACTCGTCAATTATTTCTGTTCCGCTAATTATCATCTTTACATTAATAGGTGCATTAGGATACATTGATACTTCAAGCTATGGGACTGTTTATGACAGTACAATGTCTATGGCCAAGTTATATTCATTTGCTGACTTAATGGCAAATTGAAATGCCTTAGGATGCTTCTTATTAGTTGCTTTAGCTATCTATGGTGGAATAAGAAATAGAAAAACTAATAAAGTAGAAATACCAAGTAAGAAAAAATACTTTTTGCCTACTGCATGAATATCAATTTTATTTGTTGCATCTGCTATATTTATTAGTATACTTGTGCCAATAATAAACTTATTTTTATTAATTGGCATTGACCGATCGTTAATTTCAAATGTAGAGTTTACACAACTTTTAGTAGGCAGATTAATGCTGATTGTTGTATTAATTCTATTTGTAAGTTTATCAATTCTTCCAACAATTATTTTGAACAAAATCAGAACTAAAAAATTTGGTTCTATAGACAAGTACTATGAATACACCGAAGAAAAACTAAAATCACTAAAAACACGCTTAAGCACTATAAATTAG
- a CDS encoding L-threonylcarbamoyladenylate synthase encodes MNFEDIFICTTDTVTGIGGPVNENTLKCIYYLKNRPISKKIIILVGSIEQARAFKEWNNEADDFAAKYWPGAYSIIVNGQGFRMPNNSQLCQFLLKNGPMYVTSANISGQDPIDISEANKYFPLVKNVYDFGRGNNKASFIYNIDEKKWIR; translated from the coding sequence ATGAACTTTGAAGATATATTTATTTGCACAACTGATACAGTTACTGGCATAGGTGGGCCTGTTAATGAAAATACGCTAAAGTGTATTTATTACCTAAAAAATAGACCTATTAGTAAAAAAATAATAATTTTAGTTGGGTCAATAGAACAAGCTAGAGCATTTAAAGAGTGAAATAATGAAGCTGATGACTTTGCAGCCAAATATTGACCTGGTGCATATTCAATAATTGTTAATGGTCAAGGTTTTAGAATGCCCAATAATAGCCAGTTGTGCCAGTTTTTACTAAAAAATGGACCAATGTATGTTACTAGCGCTAACATTTCTGGTCAAGATCCAATCGATATATCAGAAGCTAATAAATACTTTCCATTAGTTAAAAATGTTTATGACTTTGGCAGAGGTAATAATAAAGCTAGTTTTATATATAACATTGATGAAAAAAAATGGATAAGATAA